The sequence TAGGGGTTGGTCATCAGGAACAGCGCGGCGTGTCCAATATCATCCGCCGTGCCCGCGTGTCGCGCCGGAAAGGTCTCACGTACTTTTGCTCTCAAGGCCCCGCGCTCGTTGTCGGACATAACGCGCCACAAGTCTGTGTCGACATAGCCCGGGCGTATCGTGTTAACACGGGTAGGCGCCAGTTCGAACGCGAGTGAGCCCGATAAGGATTCCACTGCGACAAACGCCGAAGTGACAGCGCTGAAGCCGACTTTTGGTCGCGCTCCGATGCCACCTGTAAGGAAGGTAATCGAGCCGCCGGCTCTCAGGTGGGGCGCTGCATAACGCGCACAGGCCCAACTGCCCAAGAACTTATTTTCGATATAGCTTCGAACGCCGCGCATATCGTCGTCCATGAAAGTCCCCCAGGTCCCCAAGTCGGGCCCTGCCGTGACGGCGAGATGGTCGAATGGTCCTATGCCGTCAAAGGCCTCTCTCACTGCTGCCTCATCGCAAATATCCAATGTTACTTGTTCGAAATTAGCCAGATCCGGGCGTTCCTCCACCGAGGTGATACGCCGACTAGCGACCGTCACGGACGCACCCGCTGCATACGCCGCGCGCGCAATTCCAAGGCCGATTCCCGTTTTTCCGCCGACCACCACCACCTTTTTTCCTGAAAGGCTCAGTAAGGGCGGTGACGGTTGTTCTCGAACATTCGTTGCTGTGCTCATGGCTCTAGTCCTATTGGTCAGTAGTTTCGTTATGGACCGAAGAATCGCCGTTACATAGCGGCTAAAACTCGATCAGCGGCGTTCCGTCCACCAGGGTTTCAAGCTGCGAAATGGCTCTGGGCCGCTGTGACGCCCTGTTTCGTTCAAACGTGTCACCATGTTCGCTATTGCCACTGTCCCGCCGGTCGTTCAGGAACGTATCCATACTAATTTGATTCACCAAGATTGATAATGGGCAAATATTTCATAGTACTATTCTTAAAAAGAATAGGTCGATGTGCCTGTTGCGGAGGTTGCGCAGCTGATTTCTGACAGGGTTCATGCGAGCCGCACTGAGTTCGCCGGGGAAACGCAATGGATCGATTTCATGAGTTGACCGCTTTTATCGCGGTCGTAGAAGCAGGTGGTTTTTCCGCTGCCGCGCGCCGGCTTGACGATTCACAATCTGGAATGAGCAAATCCATCAGTGCATTGGAAAAGCGGCTAGGTGTGCTGCTATTCAATAGGCGCACGCGCAGCGTGACGCTGACCGACCAAGGACGGAAATACTATGACCGTATCAAGCCGCTTCTTGAGGAAGTGAACGAAGCCGACGGAGAGCTAACCAGCAGCACTCTGGAGGTCTCCGGTCTCGTCAGGATCGCGGCACCCTCCACATTCGGCCGGCTTCATGTCCTTCCGCTCATCCCACAATTGTTGTCACTTCATCCCAAGATCAAGTTGGACCTTGGTCTTTCGGACAGCGTCCGGGATTTGCTTGCGGACGGGATTGATTTGGCGGTTAGAGTCGGTCCGGTGCACGATCCGGATGCGGTGGTCAAACGAGTGACGGGCACTTCATTGGCATGTGTCGGGTCTCGCCGTTATTTTGATCGGCACGGGGCGCCCACTGTCCCGGACGATCTTGTCAATCACAATTGTCTTGTCTACAACGAGATGACGAATTGGGCTTTTGTCGGTCCAAAAGGAGAATTCACCGTGCCAGTGAGCGGCAATCTTTCATCCAATAGTATGGAGACGATTCTTTCCGGGGTGCTTGCCGGTGTGGGCATTGGCATGTTTTCCCGGGCGTCGTTGGTCGACGAACTCCAGCATCCAGACATCATTACTGTACTCGACCGGTTTCTGAATGAAACCAGAGACGTCAGCCTCATCTGGCCAAAGCGTAGGTTTGTACCCGCCCGTGTGCGGCTGGTAACTGAATTCTTCGTGACGACGCTCTCTCAGCGTGTTTGAGTACCATGACCGTGGCGACCAGGCCGCAAGTGATCTGCTGGGTCACGATAATGTGAAAACAACACAGCGGCATTCCCTCCGGAGAGCCAAGATTGTAGAGCCGACAAAGTAGGGAATATTCAGTTTTTGCGGAGCGCTCCGCAATTCCGATAATTTTAGACTTTCAGAAACAACTAAATTTAGTTTAAAATCAAGGTCTTGCGGGTGTAGTTCAATGGTAGAACGAAAGCTTCCCAAGCTTTAGACGAGGGTTCGATCCCCTCTACCCGCTCCAGGCCACTGTTGGCACCCGCTTTTCCAGGGTGCCATTTGTATTTTTGAGGCAGGTATTTGTCTGGCGTTACAATGGCGCTATCCGCAAGGCCAATCCAGCGCCTGCTTCGCTCCACCTAAAGTCTAATTAGCATGTCAGAAAACAAATCCGGCAAACCCCTCTTCTACGATCCGACCGAACACCGGATCCGCAGCTTTGTCACGCGCGCGGGGCGCTTGTCGACGGCGCAGGCGCGTGCCATCGAGGAACTGGGGCCGCAATTCTGTGTCTCATATAACAAGGCGGAAGTCGATCTGGCGCAGGTTTTCGGACGCACTGCGCCGACTATCCTGGAGATCGGATTCGGCATGGGCGAGACCTCGGTCAAGATTGCGGCCGGCATGCCGGAAAAGAATTTCGTCGGCGTAGAAGTGCATACGCCGGGCGTCGGCAGCTTGCTGAAACTGATCGGCGAGCAGCAGCTGAGCAATTTGCGCCTGATCCAGCACGATGCCGTGGAAGTGCTGACCAACATGATTGCGCCTGGCTCGCTGGCCGGCGCCCATGTGTTCTTTCCCGATCCTTGGCACAAGGCGCGCCATAACAAGCGGCGCCTGATCCAGGGACCGCTGGTGAGCCTGCTGGCGTCGCGCATTGCGCCGGGCGGCTATCTTCACTGCGCTACCGACTGGCAGGAGTATGCTGAACAGATGCTGGAAGTGCTGAACGCGGAGCCGCTGCTGAAGAATACCGCCGAGACTTACGCGGAACGGCCGGAGTACCGGCCTGTGACCAAGTTCGAGAATCGCGGCTTGCGGCTGGGGCACGGGGTCTGGGACCTGGTGTTCACGCGCGTTTGAGCTGGTTTGAGCTGAATTGTTAGAGGAAGTCCGCACTATGCTGATAAGCCGAATTTTCCCCCGCATTGACCGCCGGCTGGCCACGCTCGCTGCCTCGGCAGCGCTGTTTGCCCTGTCGCATCTTCCGCTGGCACAGGCGGGAGAGCAGGCAACACCGCTGCCGCCGGGAACGATCACGGTGGAGGATACCCATTACCAGCCCGCGACTCCCGGCTCGGCGACGCAGTTGCCGGCAGGATCTGGCAAGCCCTCGGCTGAGAACATGGTCGAGGCCGCGAAACGCGATGCCGGCAAGATAGACCGCGAGTTGCGCAAGGATGCGCCGCCCAAAGAGACTGCCGCGAAAAACGCGGAACCGACCATGCAGCAGAAGCTGGAAATGGGCCTGGCCCCCGCGGCCGCTCCGACGCCACGCTCGCCCAAGGAAACCACCATGGAAGACATCACGCTGCCTAACGGCCAGCGGGTCACCAAGGTGACTGGGCCGACCGGCACTTATTGCGTCACGCAGATTTCGGTGGGCAACACCAAGGGTGAAGACATCATGCAGAAGGGCGCGATTTCGCGCACCACCTCCTGCGGCGCCGGCTTTTGAAGCAAATTGACCGTGTGGGGCATGCAATTTTGGCAAAATGCCCGTGCAGCGCCCCGCCATTCGGTACAATCCGTCTATGTTGTCCGAATTCGACCTGATCTCCCGTTACTTCACTCGCACCGCGCGCAGCAATATCGAGCATATTGCCCTTGGCGTCGGTGACGATTGCGCATTGCTGACCCCGACGGCCGGCATGCAGTTGGCCATTTCCACTGACATGCTGGTGGAGGGGCGGCACTTTTTCCCCGATGCCGATGCTTTCTCGCTGGGCCACAAATGCCTGGCGGTCAACCTGTCCGACCTGGCGGCGATGGGCGCGCGGCCGCTGGCCTTCACGCTGGCGCTGGCGCTGCCTGCTGCGCGCGAGGAATGGCTGGCGCCGTTTTCCAGCGGCTTGCTGGCGCTGGCCGACGCCCATCATTGCGAACTGATCGGCGGCGATACCACCAAGGGGCCGTTGAATATCTGCATCACCGTGTTCGGCGAAACCTTGCCGGGCCAGGCCCTGCGCCGCGATGCCGCGCAGGCGGGCGATGATATCTGGGTCTCCGGCACGCTGGGCGATGCGCGGCTGGCGCTGGCGGTCTATCGTCAGGAACTGGGCGGCCAGCTGAATCCCGACCTGCAACTGGGTAGCGAGAATTTCCTGCTGGCGGCGGCCCGCATGCACCAGCCCAGCCCGCGCGTTGCGCTGGGACTGGCCTTGCGTGGGATTGCTCATGCCGCCATCGATATTTCCGATGGCCTGGTTGGCGATCTCGGCCATATCCTGAAGCGCTCCGGCGTCGGCGCCACGCTGGCGGTCGATAGCCTGCCGCCCGGCGCCATACTGAATCAGCAACAACAAGCGATCCGGCGCCACTTCACCCTGGCCGGCGGCGACGACTACGAACTGTGCTTTACCGCCGCCGCCAGCCGGCGTGACGCCGTACTGGCCGCGGCCCAGGCCAGTGCTACCGCGGTGACGCGCATCGGCACTATCGATGCCGCGCCGGGACTGCGCCTGCAAGACGCCAGCCTGGCGCCGCTCAACCTGCAACTTAGCTCTTTCGATCACTTTCAAACTACATGACAACAGCGGACCAAAACCCTTCTCAGCAACCGATCCGGCCTGGCCCGGGTTTCATGCTGTCGCATCCCGCCCACTTCATCGCCCAAGGTTTCGGCAGCGGCCTGTCGCCCATCATGCCGGGCACCTTCGGCACCTTGTTTGCTTGGCTCTCGTATGTCGTGATGACCACGCGCTGGCCGGAAATCTTCACGCCGCTCAACTGGCTGGTGATCATCGCGGCCGGCTTTGTGGTCGGCGTCTGGACTTGCCAGACCACCGGCCGCCATCTGCATGCGCCGGATCATGGCAGCATGGTGTGGGACGAGATCATCGCCTTCTGGCTGGTGCTGGTGCTGGTCACCCCGGCCAGCTTGTCGGCCCAGTTCGGCGCCTTCGTCGTATTCCGCTTTTTCGACATGGTGAAGCCGCCGCCGATCGCCTATTTCGACCGCCATTTCAAGGGTGGCTTCGGCGTCATGTGGGATGACATTGTGGCGGCGTTCTATACGCTGCTGCTGCTGGCGCTGTGGCGGTTGATTTAACGCCTGGTTGAACAGGCGGCATGGCCGGGACGGATTGCATCTGCCAGCAACAAGTGGCAGTATGTGTCTACCTATCAGGCAGATTACAGGAGTTGCACCATGACCACCGCACTCGCAGACAACACCGAACAAATCACTGATCTGGCAGCGCAAGCCGGCCGCGCCCTGCAAGCCAAGGGCTGGTTCCTGTCGACGGCGGAATCCTGCACCGGCGGCGGCGTGTCGCAGGCAATCACGGAAATCGCCGGTTCTTCGGAATGGTTTGATTGCGGCTTCGTGACCTACTCGAATGCCTCCAAGACGGAATTGCTGGATATCCCGGAAGCCGAGATTGCCCAGCACGGCACGGTGAGCGAGGAAATCGCCGCCGCCATGGCCGAAGGCGCGCTGGCCAACAGCAATGCCGACGTCACACTCTCCACCACCGGCATCGCCGGCCCCGGCGGCGCGGTCCCGGGCAAACCGGTCGGCACGGTCTGCTTCGGCTGGTCAGTCGGCCATCAAACCCACACCGAACGGCTGGTGTTTGCGGGCGACCGCCGCGCAGTGCGGGAACAGACTGTGATCCATGCACTGCAGGGCTTGCTGCGCTTCCTGAAATAACTCCAAGGCGCCTCAGGCGCAAGCCTCAGACGCGATGCAGATTGATAGCGTCGCGTGTTTCCAGGGCGACGCGTTTTGCTGCCTGGGCAAAATCTTCGTCGGCTGCCAGGTCTGGCTTGGCGTACAGGATGGCGCGCGAGGAATTGATCATCATGCCCATGCCGTTGGACGTCTTGCCAGCATGCACAGTCGCCTCGATATCGCCGCCCTGGGCGCCGACGCCTGGCACCAGCAAGGGCATATCGCCGATGATGCTGCGCACTTGCGCCAGTTCCTGCGGGAAGGTCGCTCCCACTACCAGGCCGCACTGGCCGTTGGTGTTCCATTTCTCAGCCACCAGGCGCGCAACGTGCTGGTACAGCGGCACGCCATCCACGGTCAGGAACTGCAAGTCCGAACCGCCGGCGTTGGAGGTGCGGCACAGCACGATGGCGCCGCGGTCTTTCCATTCCAGGTAGGGCGCGACCGAGTCGAAGCCCATGTAGGGGCTGACCGTCACGGCATCGGCGCCGTAGCGCTCGAAGGCTTCGCGCGCATATTGCTCTGCGGTAGCGCCGATGTCGCCGCGCTTGGCGTCCATCACGATCGGGATGTTCGGGTGGTTTTCACGCAGGTAGGCGCAGATCGCTTCCAGCTGGTCTTCAGCGCGCATGGCTGAAAAATAGGCGATTTGCGGCTTGAAAGCGCAGGCGGTGGCGGCGGTAGCGTCTATAATTTCCTTGCAGAAAGTGTAGATCGCGTCCGGCTGCTGCTGCAGGTGGGCAGGGAATTTGGCAATATCGGGGTCCAGGCCCACGCACAGCAATGAATTGTTGGTGCGCCAGGCGGCGGAGAGTTTTTCTATAAAAGTCACAATCAGGCCTCAATAATGCGAACCCCTTATTGTAAATCCAAACACCCCGGAATTCACTGGCAAACAGGCCGATATGCTGTCAATTTGCAGCCTTTCTCCGCTATTTAACACTTGAGCGGCCGGCCATAGTTTGCTAACGTGCATTACATTGTTTCTTTTATCAGGGATATTCCATGAAAACTTTCTTCAAATGGCTGGCCATTGCTGCCTTCGCTTCTGTCCTCAGCGCTTGCGGCTACAACGATTTCCAGACCAAGGATGAGGCCGTGAAAGCCGCCTGGGGCGAAGTCGTCAACCAGTACCAGGGCCGTGCCGACCTGGTGCCGAAGATTGCCCAGATCGTGAAAGCCTACGCCACCCATGAAGAAGCCACTTTTGAAGCCGTGACCAAGGCGCGTTCGGCGGCGACCAGCTTCCAGATCACGCCGGAAGTGCTGAACGATCCGGCTGCGTTCGAGAAATTCCAGCAGGTGCAGGGCCAACTGTCGTCGGCCTTGTCGCGCCTGATGGCGGTGTCGGAAAATTATCCGCAGCTGAAGGCGGACGGCCTGTACCGCGATGCGCAATCGCAGCTGGAAGGTATCGAGAACCGCATCAAGGTGGCGCGCAACCGCTACATCGTTGCCGTACAGGACTACAACGTGCTGGCGCGCAGCTTCCCGACCAACCTGACCGCCATGGCGATGAGCTACAAGGTCAAGCCATCCTTCACCGTGGATAACGAAAAAGCGATCTCGACTTCGCCTGACGTCGATTTCGGTGGCAAAAAATAATGTCGCGTAGCGTAATCCGCGCGCCTGCTGCGTGGCTGGCGCTGTTGGGCTTGCTGGCGCTGCTGGCCCTACCTGCCACTGCGCAAACCATGGCGGCGCAGGTGCCCGTGCCGCCGCTGCAGTCGCATGTCACCGACCTGGTCGGCATGCTGCAGCCGGAGCAGCGCGCCACGCTCGACAATACCCTGAGCGAATACGAAAGCCGCACCGGTAGCCAGATCGCCATCCTGCTGCTCAGCAAGACCGAGCCGGAGGGCATAGAAGATTATGCGGTGCGCGTCGCCGACGCCTGGAAGCTGGGGCGCAAGGGCATCGACGACGGCGTCATCCTGCTGGTGGCCAAGGACAATCCCAAGGCCCTGCGGCGCATGATGATACTCACCGGACGCGGGGTCCAGGGCACGTTGACCGACGCCCAGTCCAAGCGCGTACTGCAGGAAATCATCGCGCCGTACTTCTCCAAGGGCGATTTCTACGGTGGCCTTACCGCGGGCATTTCCGCCATCATGCCGCTGCTGGACCAGGAAAATTTTGCGCCGCCCAGCCGTAAGCCGGCGCAGGCGCAAGAGCCCTCCTCCGACCTGCTAGGCACTCTGGCGCCGCTGATGTTCTTTGGCTTCATCATCCTGATCACCATCATTTCCCGCTCGCGCGGCGGCAGCGCCGGTTCCGGCCGCGCGCTCAACAGCAATGTCTGGGGCAATGCCGCCGGCGTCATCATCGGCAGCATCCTCAGCCAGGGTGGACGCGGCGGCGGTGGCAGCTTTGGAGGTGGCGGCGGCTTCGGTGGCGGTGGCGGCGGTTTTTCCGGCGGCGGTGGCGGCTTTGACGGCGGCGGCGCCTCGGGAGATTGGTGATGAGTACTCTACAACGACTCTGGCGTCACCTGACGACCACGCAACGCAGCGCGCGGCGCGCCTTCCCGGCCGCCACGCTGAAGGCCATCCAGCACAAGATCGCAGAAGGCGAAGTCACGCACCGGGCGGAAGTCAAGATAATCGTCGAAGGCTCGCTCAGCCTGCCGGCCGTGCTCAACGGCGTAACCTCCCGCAATCGCGCGCATGAGCTGTTCGCCCACTACCGCATCTGGGACACCGAAGAAAACGTCGGCGTCCTGCTGTATGTGAACCTGGCCGATCACAAGGTCGAAATCATCGTCGACCGCGCAGTAGGCCGCGCCATCAAGAGCGCGGAATGGCAAGCCGTATGCAAGACCATGACCAAGGAATTCGCCAGCGGCGCCTTCCATGACAGCACCCTGGCGGCGCTGGAACAGATGAACGGCTATCTGACGCAGCACTTCCCGGATCAGGGCCGCAAGAAGAACGAACTGTCGGACAAGCCGCTAGTCCTGTAGCCTCCGCAATCAATTAAATCGACTCTGACCCCAATTGAATTTAGGGTCAGATACCGTCTTGAATAGCAAGCCCGTTGGTTAAATAATTTGGATCGAAGGGCTTGCCGGTACGGATCACTCCGTAAATCAGATGTGTCATTTTGTGCATGACGGCCCCGATCACAGCTTTTTTCGCCATGCCGGTGGCCAATAGCCGTTCAGCAAAGCAACGTAGTAGCGGGTTGTGTCGACATGCTACCAAGCTAGGCATGTAAAGCGCCGCTCGCATCGACATGCTTCCTGCCCGGCTAATCATGGTTCGACCTTTGATGGAGGTGCCGGAGCTGCGTTGTTTCGGGGTTACGCCGAGAAATGCGGCAAATGCCTTGGCACTGTCAAATCTGCGGATATCGCCTAACTGACCCAGGATTCTTGCCACCGTGGTGGTGCCGATGCCCGGGATGCTTGTGATGAGCTCGGCGTCATGCTTGAGGCCGGGATGTCGATCAATGTGATCATCGATGTCGTCCTCCAACTTGTTGATCTCGGCGCTTAGCCAGGCGATGTGCTGCTTCACATGTTCGGCGACGTCGGTCATGCCGGTGAAGGTGTTGGCTTCAAGCCGATTTTCTTCCTGCTGGCGAATATCTTTTAAGGCTTGTACTCGCAGCGACCAGGCCCGCAGCTGGCGTTGCTCCAGCGGTGGCGGCGTCCAAGGTGCCGGCTTCATGGCGGCGCAATAGCGCGCAATGAGACCGGCATCGGCGGTGTCGTTCTTGTTGCGAATATTTTCACTATGGCCGAAGCCTTTGATGCAGGCCGGATTGACCACGCTAACGCTCACTCCCGCGTCATGCAGCGCCAATGCCACCGGCTCATAATAAATCCCAGTGGCCTCCATGCAGACATGCAGCGTTTCTTTAGCGACTTTCGCCTTGCTTAGCCACTCCAGGAGTGATTTGTATCCGTCGGCGGAATTCTCCACCACCTTGGCCTTGGTCTTGCCGTCGACCAGCAAGGCAATATCGAGCTTCTTCTTGCTCACATCGATACCAACAACTGCACATACCGTTTCCATTTTTGACCTTTCTCGTATGCGGGCTTACGCATCAGGCGATGGCCCAAGATACCGTTCGGACTTATAAAATGAAACAGGCAGAGGCGCCTATCTGACCCACGTGCTCAATGGCACTCAGTCTAATCGGCATCACTCTGCCCGGCCGCTTCTACATCCTTATTATCCGATGGCGACGCGGTAGGTTCAATATACGAGAGTCGATTTATTTTTGGCGAAGTTCAACCGCGAAGTTCAACCATTCTCATAGACCCACTGCAGCAAGCCATCTTGCGCTGCCTGTCCGCGGGGGGCGTTGGGGTGGTTGATCAGGCAGACCACGGCGTAGTATTTGCCGGATGCGGCGAGGACGTAGCCGGCGATGGCGCGGACGTCGTTCAGGGTGCCGGTCTTGACGTGGGCCTGGCCGGCGACGCTCTGGTCTTTGAGGCGCTTGCGCATGGTGCCGTCGTAACCTACCAGCGGCATCGACGAGACGAATTCCGGCATGGTCGGCGACTGGAAGGCAGCGGCCATCATGCGGCCCATGGTCTTGGCTGAAATCTTTTCATTGCGCGACAGGCCGGAACCGTTTTCGATCACCAGGCCGCTGGCGTCTATGCCTTTGCCGGCGAGCCAGCTCTGGATGGCGCGGGCGCCGCGCTCGGGGGTGGCAGGGAGTTTCAGGATATCGGCGGCGATGGTCAGCAATACCTGGCGCGCCATGACATTGTTACTGTATTTGTTGATGTCGCGTATCACTTCCGGCAAGGTGACCGAACTCCACTCGGCGACCAGGCGGGCATCGGGCGGCGTGAGGCCATCCTTGACGCCGCCGCTGAAGCTGCCGCCGAGATCGCTCCACATCTGCCGGAACACCGCGCCGAAGTATTGCGTGGAGTTCATCTTGTAGGGATTCACATACCAGGTCTTTTCACCGCAGGAAGCCGGCAGCGCGCCGTTGAAACTGGCGCCATCGGTCTCCACCACGGCTTGCAGCTTGCCCTGCCAGTCATCGCAGCTGCCCTGCCCCAGGCGCGGCGGCCGCACCGGGTAGCCGCTCATGGGTGGATCGAGGACGACGCTGACCTGGCGCTTGTCGGCATCGGGCACGAACTGGAAGGTCAGCGTCTTGTAGTTCAGCAGCAAGGCATCCGGGCCGACGTTGTACGGTTTCATCGGATCGCCATCGAATTCGGAGGGATCGTAGGCGTTTTGATCGAAAGCGCTACGGTCCAGCACGATATTGCCGCGGATATCGCGGATGCCCTTGGCGCGGATCTGGCGCAGGAACAGCCAAAAGTTTTCCAGCACCAGCTTGGGATCACCATTGCCTTTGAAAATCAGGTCGCCCTGCAAGACATTGCCGACCTGGCTGCCGCTGGCGTAAGCCTGGGTTTTCCAGCGGTAGGTCGGCCCCAGCAGCTCCAGCGCGGCGTCGGTGGTGACCAGTTTCATGGTCGAGGCCGGATTGAAGGGCATGGCGGCATTCGACGACGCCAGCACCTGGCCCGTGCCGTCGACTTCCTGCACGTACACGCCAACGCTCTGGACTGGAATGCCGGCTACTTGCAGGGCCTTGCTAAACGTAGGAGGAAGCGATGATTCTTGTGCCTGGACGCTGGCCGGCAGTAAAGAAGATAAAAATAGAAAACTGAGCAGAAGACTGAGCGCGAGAATTTTTTTCAAGTGGACACCGGCGGAAAAAGAGAGGTTGCGCAGGATTATCCCACGCACTCAGCCGATGCAAAGTCACATGTTGTGACGAATTGGAAAATAAGGAAAGATCCGACCCGCAGAAAACATCAGGCCGCCGCGGGACGCCAGCGTCCCGCCAACTGCAAACGCACGCCGCCTCGCTGCTATAGCAGGGCTGGTATGGCTTCCAGGATAATCAGCGCCAGTATGGCGCCGCAAACAGCGCCGACGGCGCGCAGGCTGCCGCGCGCAAGGCGCGACGCAACCGGTACTTCACCACACAAGATCAACCCGGCGAACGCCATCGGGACGAAAAACAGCAGGTTGTCCATAATTACCTTGATCATGATGGTCTCCTTGGTTTACTTGTAATTTCAGTATAGGTTTGGCATGCCTGAAAGCAAGGAGGAATACGCGAATGACCAGCGCAGCAGTGCTCAAAAAGACAATAAAAACCGATAAAAAAACCTTCTGCTGTCCTGCACAATTTTCTTGACCGCCATCAACTGCGCGGCTACTATCCACCAGTCTAAATTTTATGGAGCCCCTTTAATGGGCACTTGTTCGAGTGACAGTTGCTGCCAGACCCGTTCTGGCATCGCCTCGGCAAGATAACGCAGGATTCCCCTGCCGTCATCTCGCCAACGGCGGATGATGGTATCCCGGTGCATGGAAGATATTTCCGGCATGCAGTGTTCCACCACCTCATATTGTTATGCAAAGTTGCGCTGCCGGGCGGGCTATACCTATACCGGCTGCATGCTTGGCTGATCCCGTTTTCCGCGTCCGCGCGCCGGGTAATCGAATGTAGCGCCTGTCTCCGGGCTCTTGATTGTCATCAAGATGTCACCGATCGAATTTACAGTCTGTGCCGCGCTGAACGTTTTTGCCTTTTGTAAAGAACCTGTCATCCATATGGATAGCAAGTCGTTAACATCAGGTTAAGGACGCCAGCCAGCCCCTCTGATCGACGACAGCCGACCGCACTGCATGAAAAAAGAAGAATTCCATGAATCTGAATATTCTCAAAGACACCTTCGTTAGCTTTGTCCGCACGCACGGCATGGATCGCCATTTCCGCCGGCTGGCTCCGGACATGTTCCGCAGTACCCCGGTCACCAAGGAAGTGCCGCCGTCGCTGGCGGAAGCGCTATCGACCGCTGCCAGCATCGACGTCAGCGAACTGTTCAAGAAACTGCATAGCCGTGCCGACGGCCTGACCGACGCCGAAGCCGACGATATCCGCGTCAGCGCCGGTCCAAATGAAGTCGAGCACGAAAAGCCGATCTCGAAATGGGCTCACCTGTGGCAGTGCTACAAGAATCCCTTCAACCTGCTGCTGACCGTACTGGCCACCGTTTCCTTCCTCACCGAAGACATGAAGGCCACCATCGTCATCGGTTCGATGGTTGTGCTGTCGACCCTGATGCGCTTCATCCAGGAATCGCGCTCCAACACCGCGGCCGACAAGCTCAAGGCGATGGTCAGCAATACCGCCACCGTGCTGCGCCACGACCTGGCGGAAGACATCGCCGAAGAAGCCTTGCGCTATTTCGACGTCACCTTGCATCCCAAGGGTGCGCGCCGCATCGAACTGCCGATCAAGAAGCTGGTGCCGGGCGATATCGTCCAGTTGTCCGCCGGCGACATGATCCCGGCCGATTTGCGCCTGCTGACCGCAAAGGACTTGTTCATCAGCCAGGCGGCCATGACCGGCGAATCGCTGCCGGTGGAAAAATTCGTGGTCCATCGCGGCCTCGACACCAGCAACCCGCTGGAACTCGACAACCTGTGCTTCATGGGCACCAACGTGGTCAGCGGTTCCGCCACCGCTATCGTCGTCACTACCGGCAACCGCACCTATTTCGGCGCCCTGGCGGAACGTGTGACCGCCTCCGACCGCACGCCGACTGCATTCCAGTCTGGCGTCAACAAGGTCAGCTGGCTGCTGATCCGCTTCATGATGGTGATGACCCCGGTAGTGTTCCTGCTGAACGGCTACACCAAGGGCGACTGGGTCGAAGCCTTCCTGTTCGCGATGTCGATCGCGGTCGGCCTGACGCCGGAAATGCTGCCCATGATCGTCACCTCGACCCTGGCCAAGGGCGCGGTCGCACTGTCGCGCAAGAAGGTGATCGTCAAGCGCCTGGAT comes from Collimonas pratensis and encodes:
- a CDS encoding TPM domain-containing protein, which encodes MSRSVIRAPAAWLALLGLLALLALPATAQTMAAQVPVPPLQSHVTDLVGMLQPEQRATLDNTLSEYESRTGSQIAILLLSKTEPEGIEDYAVRVADAWKLGRKGIDDGVILLVAKDNPKALRRMMILTGRGVQGTLTDAQSKRVLQEIIAPYFSKGDFYGGLTAGISAIMPLLDQENFAPPSRKPAQAQEPSSDLLGTLAPLMFFGFIILITIISRSRGGSAGSGRALNSNVWGNAAGVIIGSILSQGGRGGGGSFGGGGGFGGGGGGFSGGGGGFDGGGASGDW
- a CDS encoding TPM domain-containing protein; the encoded protein is MSTLQRLWRHLTTTQRSARRAFPAATLKAIQHKIAEGEVTHRAEVKIIVEGSLSLPAVLNGVTSRNRAHELFAHYRIWDTEENVGVLLYVNLADHKVEIIVDRAVGRAIKSAEWQAVCKTMTKEFASGAFHDSTLAALEQMNGYLTQHFPDQGRKKNELSDKPLVL
- a CDS encoding IS110 family transposase, whose translation is METVCAVVGIDVSKKKLDIALLVDGKTKAKVVENSADGYKSLLEWLSKAKVAKETLHVCMEATGIYYEPVALALHDAGVSVSVVNPACIKGFGHSENIRNKNDTADAGLIARYCAAMKPAPWTPPPLEQRQLRAWSLRVQALKDIRQQEENRLEANTFTGMTDVAEHVKQHIAWLSAEINKLEDDIDDHIDRHPGLKHDAELITSIPGIGTTTVARILGQLGDIRRFDSAKAFAAFLGVTPKQRSSGTSIKGRTMISRAGSMSMRAALYMPSLVACRHNPLLRCFAERLLATGMAKKAVIGAVMHKMTHLIYGVIRTGKPFDPNYLTNGLAIQDGI
- the dacB gene encoding D-alanyl-D-alanine carboxypeptidase/D-alanyl-D-alanine-endopeptidase, whose product is MKKILALSLLLSFLFLSSLLPASVQAQESSLPPTFSKALQVAGIPVQSVGVYVQEVDGTGQVLASSNAAMPFNPASTMKLVTTDAALELLGPTYRWKTQAYASGSQVGNVLQGDLIFKGNGDPKLVLENFWLFLRQIRAKGIRDIRGNIVLDRSAFDQNAYDPSEFDGDPMKPYNVGPDALLLNYKTLTFQFVPDADKRQVSVVLDPPMSGYPVRPPRLGQGSCDDWQGKLQAVVETDGASFNGALPASCGEKTWYVNPYKMNSTQYFGAVFRQMWSDLGGSFSGGVKDGLTPPDARLVAEWSSVTLPEVIRDINKYSNNVMARQVLLTIAADILKLPATPERGARAIQSWLAGKGIDASGLVIENGSGLSRNEKISAKTMGRMMAAAFQSPTMPEFVSSMPLVGYDGTMRKRLKDQSVAGQAHVKTGTLNDVRAIAGYVLAASGKYYAVVCLINHPNAPRGQAAQDGLLQWVYENG